Proteins encoded in a region of the Macaca mulatta isolate MMU2019108-1 chromosome X, T2T-MMU8v2.0, whole genome shotgun sequence genome:
- the LOC144338545 gene encoding X antigen family member 1: MESPKKRNQQLKVGILHLFRRQKKIRIELRSKCVTWKVICKSCVSQRPGLNLDLGAGVKVKIIPKEEHCKMPETGEGQPQV, encoded by the exons ATGGAGAGCCCCAAGAAGAGGAACCAGCAGCTGAAAGTCGGGATCCTACACCTGTTCAGGAGACAGAAGAAGATCAGGATAGAGCTGAGATCCAAG TGCGTGACATGGAAGGTGATCTGCAAGAGCTGCGTCAGTCAAAGACCGGGGTTAAATCTGGATTTGGGTGCTGGCGTCAAGGTGAAGATTATACCCAAGGAAGAACACTGTAAAATGCCAGAAACAG GTGAAGGGCAACCACAAGTTTAA